A genomic stretch from Elusimicrobiota bacterium includes:
- the recR gene encoding recombination mediator RecR: MKSFDRLVGALRRLPGVGPKQAERLAIHVIRSPLSEVEALSDALREAKSRVHACADCMNYTENERCALCEDPARDRSILCVVEQPADVTALERSRSFAGLYHVLHGQLAPLSGIGPESLRVAELIDRVKAGGVREVILATDPDTEGEATALYLRQLLKPFPVKVSRIAQGVPLGGDLDYMDEGTLSHALVSRRELP, encoded by the coding sequence GTGAAGAGCTTCGACCGGCTGGTGGGGGCGCTGCGGCGGCTGCCCGGCGTGGGCCCCAAGCAGGCCGAGCGCCTCGCCATCCACGTCATCCGCTCCCCGCTCTCCGAGGTCGAAGCCCTCTCCGACGCGCTGCGCGAGGCCAAGTCGCGCGTGCACGCCTGCGCCGACTGCATGAACTACACCGAGAACGAGCGCTGCGCGCTCTGCGAAGATCCGGCGCGCGACCGCTCCATCCTCTGCGTCGTCGAGCAGCCCGCCGACGTCACCGCGCTCGAGCGCTCGCGCTCCTTCGCCGGGCTCTACCACGTCCTGCACGGCCAGCTCGCGCCGCTCTCGGGGATCGGCCCGGAGTCCCTGCGCGTCGCCGAACTCATCGACCGGGTGAAGGCGGGCGGCGTGCGCGAGGTCATCCTCGCCACCGACCCCGACACCGAGGGCGAGGCCACCGCGCTCTACCTGCGCCAGCTCCTCAAGCCCTTCCCCGTGAAGGTCTCCCGCATCGCCCAGGGCGTGCCGCTCGGGGGAGACCTCGACTACATGGACGAGGGGACGCTCTCGCACGCCCTCGTCAGCCGGAGAGAATTGCCATGA
- the dnaX gene encoding DNA polymerase III subunit gamma/tau gives MKKTNAPHLALTRKYRPQHFEDLVGQETVSTTLKNAVGSGQVAHAFLFFGPKGCGKTTTARILAKALNCRAGAAPTPKPCGECPACTEIAAGSSIDVLELDAASHTQVDKIREMIIETVSLAPTRDRYKVFIIDEVHMLSSSSFNALLKTLEEPPSHVVFILATTELAKIPATIVSRCQRFRFRPIGRETAAEHLRRVAALEKIDAEPKALELLARACGGSMRDAVSLLDQAAAFAGGKVTRAKVVDLMGMLPDDLLLATARAVLEKDAAALSGCLKTLASEGYDPSQLLRDLRERCEELYLLRLGVHDDSEADWKALAEGRTPETFSFLIRRLNRVLEEMRGSDTPQAAFEMGLYGLLESAYDLAQWVARLEAIEKRAGLEASAPEPDSPAPKPRRSAAEAVAPARLPSAGHSAEGTAREEKGTRAAAPAPKAAAPAPSAAPKPALPSAGSGKALSAEIRKAFLARVHEDKPSLGSALDGARIEACEGGCRLVFDSAFASDRAEKERAYLEKALAEAAGAPMKLSFAAEERPRSAAAEEPEWVDASSEDAPADPGLRKVLGVFGGRAKPVKKK, from the coding sequence GTGAAGAAGACCAACGCCCCCCATCTCGCCCTCACCCGCAAGTACCGGCCCCAGCACTTCGAGGACCTCGTCGGCCAGGAGACGGTCTCGACGACGCTCAAGAACGCCGTCGGCTCCGGCCAGGTCGCGCACGCCTTCCTGTTCTTCGGCCCCAAGGGCTGCGGCAAGACGACGACCGCGCGCATCCTCGCCAAGGCGCTGAACTGCCGCGCGGGCGCGGCCCCGACGCCCAAGCCCTGCGGCGAGTGCCCCGCCTGCACGGAGATCGCCGCCGGCTCCAGCATCGACGTCCTCGAGCTCGACGCCGCCAGCCACACGCAGGTCGACAAGATCCGCGAGATGATCATCGAGACCGTCTCGCTCGCCCCGACCCGCGACCGCTACAAGGTCTTCATCATCGACGAGGTCCACATGCTCTCGTCGAGCTCCTTCAACGCCCTGCTCAAGACCCTCGAGGAGCCGCCCTCCCACGTGGTCTTCATCCTGGCCACCACCGAGCTCGCGAAGATCCCGGCCACCATCGTCTCGCGCTGCCAGCGCTTCCGCTTCCGCCCCATCGGGCGGGAGACCGCCGCCGAGCACCTGCGCCGCGTCGCGGCGCTCGAGAAGATCGACGCCGAGCCCAAGGCCCTCGAGCTCCTCGCGCGCGCCTGCGGCGGCTCGATGCGCGACGCGGTGAGCCTCCTCGACCAGGCCGCGGCCTTCGCCGGCGGGAAGGTCACCCGCGCGAAGGTCGTCGACCTCATGGGCATGCTGCCCGACGACCTTCTGCTCGCGACGGCGCGCGCCGTGCTCGAGAAGGACGCCGCCGCGCTCTCCGGGTGCCTCAAGACGCTGGCCTCCGAGGGCTACGACCCCTCCCAGCTCCTGCGCGACCTGCGCGAGCGCTGCGAGGAGCTCTACCTGCTCCGCCTCGGCGTGCACGACGACTCCGAGGCCGACTGGAAGGCGCTCGCCGAGGGCCGCACGCCCGAGACCTTCTCGTTCCTCATCCGCCGGCTCAACCGCGTGCTCGAGGAGATGCGCGGCTCCGACACCCCGCAGGCCGCCTTCGAGATGGGCCTCTACGGGCTGCTCGAGTCCGCCTACGACCTCGCGCAGTGGGTGGCCCGGCTGGAGGCCATCGAGAAGCGCGCCGGCCTCGAGGCCTCCGCACCTGAGCCGGACTCCCCGGCCCCCAAGCCGCGCCGCTCCGCCGCGGAGGCCGTCGCGCCTGCACGCCTCCCTTCGGCGGGCCATAGCGCCGAAGGGACGGCGCGAGAGGAGAAGGGCACGCGCGCCGCCGCGCCTGCGCCGAAAGCCGCGGCTCCCGCTCCTTCGGCGGCGCCCAAACCCGCGCTCCCTTCGGCGGGGAGCGGCAAAGCCCTCTCCGCGGAAATACGCAAGGCGTTCCTCGCGCGCGTGCACGAGGACAAGCCCTCGCTCGGGAGCGCGCTCGACGGGGCCCGCATCGAGGCCTGCGAGGGCGGTTGCCGCCTCGTCTTCGACAGCGCTTTCGCCTCCGATCGGGCCGAGAAGGAGCGCGCGTATCTCGAGAAGGCCCTGGCCGAGGCCGCCGGCGCCCCGATGAAGCTGAGCTTCGCGGCCGAAGAGCGCCCACGCTCCGCCGCCGCGGAAGAGCCGGAGTGGGTGGACGCCTCCTCGGAGGACGCTCCCGCCGACCCCGGTCTGCGAAAGGTGCTCGGGGTCTTCGGCGGGCGCGCGAAGCCCGTCAAGAAGAAGTAG
- the nagZ gene encoding beta-N-acetylhexosaminidase: MNERTPLMIGLEGPRADRAAVSQLRETGAVSVLLLARNIESPAQVRRLCAELQDKLGRPLLFAIDHEGGWVLRFQDGLTAFPGNAALGKAGETALARRVGSSMGRELGALGIGLNLAPVLDVLGEKYNPGIHIRSFGRDPEVVDTMGRAFVRGQQVHRVAACAKHFPGKGAARQDAHLTLPTVSLPRAELLRRHVGRFAAASRAGVASIMSSHAVFPSLDASRTPATFSKPIITGLLRRRIGFKGVIISDDLCMGAVTESRGIPESAVEAFIAGHDLLIVAHLPPAQLEVAETLRAELAEGRIPRSQWNASLRRVEALRRKASPRPGPLPAPDEKTALEVSRKALELARKGEVPLPLLPGTRMAAVFPDLREVRDRFTFEGGPEAAIARMRRRLGAWPEKPSLTLAPVTSEKSVEPALRAARKAEVVLFFCFEAMRFPGQMRTLKALRKAAGRKLVAVLLRNPWDKDLLGPETTVLHAYGYRDCQLQALLEALR, translated from the coding sequence ATGAACGAACGCACCCCGCTGATGATCGGACTCGAAGGCCCGCGCGCCGACCGCGCCGCCGTCTCCCAGCTGCGCGAGACCGGCGCCGTCTCCGTGCTCCTGCTCGCCCGCAACATCGAGAGCCCGGCCCAGGTCCGCCGCCTTTGCGCCGAGCTTCAGGACAAGCTCGGCCGCCCCCTCCTCTTCGCCATCGACCACGAGGGCGGCTGGGTCCTGCGCTTCCAGGACGGCCTCACCGCCTTCCCCGGCAACGCCGCGCTCGGCAAAGCCGGGGAGACCGCGCTCGCCCGCCGCGTGGGCTCGAGCATGGGCCGGGAGCTGGGGGCCCTCGGCATCGGTCTCAACCTCGCTCCGGTGCTCGATGTGCTGGGGGAGAAATACAACCCCGGCATCCACATCCGCTCCTTCGGGCGGGACCCGGAGGTCGTCGATACGATGGGTCGGGCCTTCGTCCGTGGACAACAAGTCCACAGAGTCGCCGCCTGCGCCAAGCACTTCCCCGGCAAGGGTGCGGCCCGCCAGGACGCGCACCTCACCCTTCCGACGGTCTCGCTGCCCCGCGCCGAGCTCCTGCGCCGCCATGTGGGCCGCTTCGCCGCCGCTTCCCGCGCCGGCGTCGCCTCCATCATGAGCTCCCACGCCGTCTTCCCCTCCCTCGACGCGAGCCGCACCCCGGCCACCTTCTCGAAGCCCATCATCACCGGCCTCCTGCGCCGGCGCATCGGCTTCAAGGGGGTCATCATCTCCGACGACCTCTGCATGGGGGCCGTGACCGAGAGCCGCGGCATCCCGGAGTCGGCGGTCGAAGCCTTCATCGCCGGTCACGACCTCCTCATCGTCGCGCACCTGCCCCCGGCCCAGCTCGAGGTCGCCGAGACCCTCCGCGCCGAGCTCGCGGAGGGCCGCATCCCGCGCTCGCAGTGGAACGCCTCGCTGCGCCGCGTCGAGGCCCTGCGGCGAAAGGCCTCCCCGCGCCCCGGCCCCCTCCCTGCGCCCGACGAGAAGACCGCGCTCGAAGTCTCCCGCAAGGCGCTCGAGCTCGCGCGCAAGGGCGAAGTCCCCCTGCCGCTGCTCCCCGGGACCCGCATGGCCGCCGTCTTCCCCGACCTGCGCGAGGTCCGCGACCGCTTCACCTTCGAGGGCGGGCCGGAAGCGGCCATCGCCCGCATGCGCCGGCGCCTGGGGGCCTGGCCGGAGAAGCCCTCTTTGACGCTGGCCCCGGTGACCTCGGAGAAGAGCGTCGAGCCCGCGCTCCGCGCCGCGCGGAAGGCCGAGGTCGTGCTCTTCTTCTGCTTCGAGGCCATGCGCTTCCCCGGCCAGATGAGGACTCTCAAAGCCCTGCGCAAGGCGGCCGGCCGCAAGCTCGTGGCGGTGCTCCTGCGCAACCCCTGGGACAAGGACCTCCTCGGACCGGAAACCACGGTGCTCCACGCTTACGGCTACCGGGACTGCCAGCTCCAGGCCCTGTTGGAGGCCCTGCGATGA